In the Mauremys mutica isolate MM-2020 ecotype Southern chromosome 13, ASM2049712v1, whole genome shotgun sequence genome, one interval contains:
- the LOC123347995 gene encoding olfactory receptor 14A16-like, with protein sequence MTNQTSVTEFRLLGFSDIRELQILHFLVFLFAYVAALMGKFLIIVLVTLDHHLHSPMYFFLKNMSFLDLCYISATVPKSMVNAIMQRHSISFHGCFLQLFFFIMFGTAELALLTVMAYDRYLAICSPLRYRTVMNSKACVQMAAWSWLSGALYSVLHVGNSFSLPFCGPNFVHQFFCDIPPLLQLSCSDTQSNKVHNIALALCYGFICFIFIFVSYIHIFNTVVRIPSAEGRYKAFSTCLPHLIVVSLFVATGFFMYMKPNSRASSTQDMLVPVLYAVVPPVLNPIIYSLRNKEIKAALRKVKRHGWNMATYFQ encoded by the coding sequence ATGACCAACCAAACCTCTGTGACTGAATTCCGTCTcctgggattttctgacatccgCGAGCTGCAGATCTTGCACTTTCTTGTGTTCCTGTTTGCTTACGTGGCCGCCTTAATGGGGAAATTCCTCATCATTGTCCTCGTGACCCTCGACCATCACCTCCAcagccccatgtacttcttcctcaaGAACATGTCGTTCTTAGACCTCTGCTACATCTCTGCCACCGTCCCCAAATCCATGGTGAATGCCATCATGCAGCGCCACTCCATTTCTTTCCACGGCTGCTTCCTGCAGTTGTTTTTCTTCATCATGTTTGGGACAGCAGAGTTGGCCTTGCTGACGGTTATGGCATATGACCGCTACCTGGCCATCTGCAGCCCTCTGAGGTACAGGACAGTCATGAACAGCAAAGCATGTGTCCAGATGGCTGCATGGTCCTGGCTTAGTGGAGCACTGTATTCAGTGTTGCACGTGGGTAACTCATTCAGTTTACCCTTCTGTGGGCCCAACTTTGTCCACCAGTTCTTCTGCGAcatcccacccctcctgcagctctcttGCTCTGACACGCAGTCCAACAAGGTCCACAACATTGCCTTAGCCCTCTGCTATGGCTTTATCTGCTTTATCTTTATCTTTGTGTCCTACATTCACATTTTCAATACTGTAGTGAGAATCCCCTCTGCAGAGGGCAGGTATAAAGCCTTTTCCACATGCCTGCCCCACCTGATTGTAGTCTCCTTGTTTGTCGCCACTGGATTCTTCATGTACATGAAGCCAAACTCTAGAGCCTCGTCCACTCAAGACATGTTGGTGCCTGTGCTCTATGCTGTTGTACCACCGGTACTGAACCCTATTATCTACAGCCTCAGGAATAAGGAGATAAAAGCAGCACTGAGAAAAGTGAAAAGGCACGGGTGGAACATGGCCACATATTTCCAATGA